A genome region from Cucumis sativus cultivar 9930 unplaced genomic scaffold, Cucumber_9930_V3 scaffold41, whole genome shotgun sequence includes the following:
- the LOC116405900 gene encoding LOW QUALITY PROTEIN: WD repeat-containing protein 11-like (The sequence of the model RefSeq protein was modified relative to this genomic sequence to represent the inferred CDS: inserted 10 bases in 8 codons; deleted 5 bases in 3 codons) has protein sequence MTSPRLSGPPPLPIHSSTQHHDSWDCMLPGPPSRNNFGSADISPSGLLAFPSGSSVSIVDSRSMQLITAIPMPPPSTTATSLSPFVTSVRWTPLPLHRDLLSTEPSTSHLHLAAADRQGRIALLDFRLKSPTIWFDTSDYKYGVQDLCWVRSGPDSYLLAAIHGASALSLYSVTTARCVWKYDASPEYLSCIRYDPFDSRHFCXIGLKGFLLSVQVLGXKESDVVIKELRIGTDCTELLKLERDAASGSSSPASAMFPLYNAKFAFSPKWRHILFVTFPRELVVFDLQYETALFLVSLPRGCGKFLDVLPDPDSELLYCPHLDGRLSTWRPKRVGTRLTRDELIYYTYRGEQVHVMSAMEELLPSIGTSVPSPSVLAVVICQSDSILQNVAKLCSDVRHSHSPSPDADAEAEAEAEADIVSPFDSYDECHPISSTHLISISDDGKVWNWLVTAEDTQTDDACVSMSTDVGGVPTSDSNTDQIVSSTNSLASEAGKQLDHANTSCGRPPSGLSELDLSFKISLVGQLQLLSSAVTMLAVPSPSLIATLARGGNYPAVAVPLVALGTQSGTIDVIDISANSVSSSFSVHNSVVRGLRWLGNSRLVSFSYSQVNEKSGGYLNRLVVTCLRSGFNRTFRVMQKPERAPXRALRASSSGRYLLILFRDAPVEVWAMTKTPIMLRSLALPFTVLEWTLPTVPRPAKERTTMTSDTVSSPTKASLSDTSKLAQEGNQEETSESFAFALVNGALGVXEVHGRRIRDFTPKWPSSSFVSSDGLITAMAYRLPHVVMGDRSGXIRWWDVTTGHSSSFNTHREGIXRIKFSPVVPGDHSRGRIAVLFYDNTFSIFDLDSQDPLANSILQHQFPGTLVLELDWLPLRTDRKDPLVLCIAGADSSFRLVEIIINEKKHGYGRKTAKERFRPMPICSPLLLPTPHALALRMILQLGVKPSWLKKKPQLVSGVSGGGHDLRSHMIDLPPVGDSVVPEMLLKVLEPYRIEGCILDDARAKLYSKLVHKGXPLRFAFAAAIFGESSEALFWLQLPSALSHLMNKLANKSPREVNPQCLMDLDEASMLNRITSKGKSMPRTGKKETLGQGQLXAMAFKQEELWESANERIPWHERLDGEEVIQTLLHGRETYLTAQLVNVGFWVCVYLLGGSIEGVLGINSIVHFNVSLGVVIIVSKHGPHPFEWTTLGVNSTFRNPWKDISFELPSFSQFSCCFVGMEFGVSFVGLRVRQSNGQGVPPPCAFKRLGGFFVACHGRIQSVTLVYLTIFVVRLVSVGNLEAAVSLLLSTSPESSYFYANALRAVALSSAVSRSLLELAVKVVAANMVRTDRSLSGTHLLCAVGRYQEACSQLQDAGCWTDAATLAATHLKGSDYARVLLRWANHVFHSEHNIWRALILYVAAGALQEALAALRESQQPDTAAMFILACREIHAEFISNLENSDDESDSNALKNKLLKLPGWTLKMMTLSQSVNIMDNTRENLCTSAWTPCRILIEEWNNFSPCRDVINQFSRDLPFIELHP, from the exons ATGACTAGCCCCCGGTTGTCGGGGCCGCCGCCTCTTCCGATTCACTCCTCCACACAACACCATGACTCCTGGGACTGCATGCTTCCGGGCCCTCCCAGTCGCAACAACTTCGGATCCGCCGACATCAGCCCCTCCGGTCTCCTCGCTTTCCCCTCCGGCAGCTCCGTCTCCATCGTTGATTCTCGTTCTATGCAGCTCATCACCGCCATCCCCATGCCTCCGCCGTCGACTACTGCTACTTCTCTCTCCCCTTTCGTCACCTCTGTTCGGTGGACTCCTCTCCCTCTCCACCGTGACCTCCTTTCTACAGAGCCCTCCACCTCACACCTTCATCTCGCTGCTGCTGATCGCCAAGGTCGCATTGCTCTTCTTGATTTCCGTTTGAAGTCCCCTACCATCTGGTTCGATACTAGCGACTACAAGTACGGTGTTCAGGATCTGTGTTGGGTGCGGTCTGGACCCGATTCGTACCTTCTTGCTGCAATTCACGGCGCCTCGGCTCTCTCCCTCTATAGTGTTACCACTGCTCGATGTGTCTGGAAATATGATGCTTCCCCTGAATATCTGTCTTGCATTCGTTACGATCCCTTCGATTCGCGCCATTTTTG AATTGGTCTCAAAGGGTTTCTTCTCTCGGTTCAGGTTTTGG AGAAGGAAAGTGATGTTGTCATTAAGGAGCTGCGGATTGGAACCGACTGCACCGAATTGCTGAAGCTAGAAAGGGATGCAGCTTCCGGATCATCGTCGCCGGCCTCTGCCATGTTTCCCCTTTACAATGCGAAATTTGCATTTTCGCCGAAATGGAGGCATATTCTGTTTGTAACGTTTCCCAGGGAGTTGGTGGTGTTTGACTTGCAGTATGAGACGGCGCTTTTTTTAGTA TCATTGCCTCGTGGGTGTGGTAAATTCCTTGATGTGCTACCGGATCCGGACAGTGAGTTGCTCTACTGTCCTCACCTGGATGGAAGGCTCAGTACCTGGCGCCCGAAAAGA GTAGGAACTAGACTTACAA GAGACGAacttatatattatacttACAGAGGTGAACAAGTCCACGTAATGTCTGCAATGGAAGAGTTGCTGCCGTCAATTGGCACATCTGTTCCATCTCCTTCAGTTCTTGCTGTTGTCATCTGCCAGTCCGATTCCATCCTCCAAAATGTTGCCAAGCTTTGTTCTGATGTACGTCATTCTCATTCTCCTTCTCCTGATGCAGATGCAGAAGCAGAAGCAGAAGCAGAAGCAGATATTGTTTCTCCATTTGATTCATATGACGAATGCCATCCCATCTCTTCAACACACTTGATATCCATCTCTGATGATGGAAAAGTATGGAACTGGCTTGTAACTGCCGAAGACACGCAGACGGATGATGCATGCGTGAGTATGAGCACTGATGTCGGTGGCGTGCCAACTTCAGACAGCAACACTGACCAAATAGTTTCTTCTACCAATTCACTTGCTTCAGAAGCAGGCAAGCAACTAGATCACGCCAATACCAGTTGTGGCCGTCCACCCTCTGGCCTCAGTGAATTGGACTTGTCATTTAAG ATCAGTTTAGTTGGTCAGCTTCAGCTTCTTTCTTCTGCAGTAACGATGCTGGCAGTGCCATCTCCATCCTTGATAGCTACATTAGCTC gTGGAGGAAACTATCCTGCTGTTGCTGTACCATTGGTTGCTTTAGGGACTCAAAGTGGAACCATTGATGTCATTGACATTTCTGCCAATTCTGTGTCATCTTCCTTTTCTGTACATAATAGTGTTGTTAGAGGTTTACGGTGGCTAGGGAATTCCAGATTGGTGTCGTTTTCTTACAGTCAG GTGAATGAAAAATCTGGAGGTTACCTTAATCGTCTTGTTGTGACCTGTCTTAGAAGTGGCTTTAATAGAACCTTCCGTGTTATGCAAAAGCCTGAACGTGCTC TCAGAGCTTTAAGAGCTTCTTCATCTGGAAG GTATCTTCTTATCCTGTTTCGTGATGCT CCTGTTGAAGTTTGGGCAATGACAAAGACTCCTATCATG CTTAGATCATTAGCTCTTCCATTTACCGTTCTGGAATGGACACTTCCAACAGTTCCACGGCCTGCTAAAGAGCGTACAACCATGACATCGGATACCGTATCTTCACCAACTAAGGCATCATTATCTGATACTAGTAAGCTT GCACAAGAAGGAAATCAGGAGGAGACTTCTGAAAGTTTTGCATTTGCACTGGTAAATGGTGCGCTTGGAG TTGAAGTTCATGGTCGAAGAATTCGGGATTTCAC ACCCAAATggccttcatcttcttttgtttcatcTGATGGATTAATTACAGCCATGGCCTACCGCTTGCCACACGTG GTCATGGGTGATAGATCAG AAATTCGTTGGTGGGATGTAACAACCGGGCATTCTTCATCTTTTAACACTCACAGAGAGGGAA AGCGAATCAAATTTTCCCCTGTAGTTCCTGGAGACCACAGTAGAGGACGTATAGCTGTTCTATTTTATGATAATACATTTTCCATATTTGATCtt GATTCACAGGATCCCTTGGCTAATTCCATTTTACAACATCAATTTCCAGGGACCCTTGTATTGGAACTTGATTGGTTGCCTTTACGAACAGATAGAAAAGATCCTCTAGTATTATGTATTGCAGGAGCTGATAGTAGCTTTCGCCTTGTTGAGATCATAAT TAATGAAAAGAAGCATGGCTATGGACGCAAGACGGCCAAGGAAAGATTTCGGCCAATGCCTATATGTTCGCCTTTGTTACTTCCTACTCCACATGcattg GCATTACGGATGATCTTGCAGTTAGGTGTAAAGCCCTCCTGGTTAAAGAAGAAGCCTCAACTCGTATCTGGAGTTTCAGGAGGTGGCCATGACCTTCGGAGTCACATGATTGACTTACCACCTGTTGGTGACTCGGTGGTGCCAGAAATGCTTCTCAAGGTGCTTGAACCTTATCGTATAGAAG GTTGCATACTTGATGATGCGAGGGCAAAATTATATTCCAAGTTAGTACATAAAGG TCCTTTGAGGTTTGCCTTTGCTGCTGCAATTTTTGGTGAATCCTCTGAAGCCCTCTTTTGGCTACAGTTGCCTAGTGCTCTCAGTCATCTCATGAATAAGTTAGCAAATAAGTCTCCCAGAGAGGTCAATCCTCAATGTCTAATG GATCTTGATGAAGCTTCGATGCTGAATAGGATAACCTCAAAGGGAAAATCAATGCCAAGAACTGGGAAGAAAGAAACACTC GGTCAAGGCCAAC TGGCAATGGCTTTCAAACAAGAGGAGTTGTGGGAAAGTGCAAATGAACGCATTCCTTGGCATGAAAGATTGGACGGGGAAGAGGTTATTCAAACGT TACTTCATGGGCGTGAAACTTACTTGACTGCACAATTG GTAAATGTAGGATTCTGGGTTTGTGTGTATCTCTTGGGAGGAAGTATTGAGGGTGTATTAGGGATCAATAGCATTGTGCATTTCAACGTCTCCCTTGGAGTTGT GATTATTGTAAGCAAACATGGTCCCCATCCTTTTGAGTGGACAACATTAGGGGTTAATAGCACTTTCCGAAATCCTTGGAAGGATATTTCTTTCGAACTCCCTTCTTTTTCTCagttttcttgttgttttgtGGGGATG GAGTTTGGTGTTAGCTTTGTTGGTTTGCGGGTGCGTCAGAGCAATGGTCAAGGAGTTCCTCCTCCATGTGCCTTTAAGAGATTAGGGGGTTTTTTTGTGGCTTGCCACG GACGAATTCAATCTGTTACCCTTGTTTATCTAACTATCTTCGTCGTTAGGCTTGTATCTGTTGGAAACTTAGAAGCCGCTGTTAGCTTACTGCTTTCCACTTCTCCAGAGAGTTCTTACTTCTATGCAAATGCTCTACGTGCTGTTGCACTTTCTTCAGCAGTGTCAAGATCACTTCTAGAACTGGCTGTCAAG GTTGTTGCAGCCAACATGGTGAGAACTGATCGGTCGTTGTCTGGAACTCATCTTCTCTGCGCTGTAGGAAGATATCAAGAAGCTTGTTCTCAG CTTCAAGATGCTGGATGCTGGACGGATGCTGCAACTTTAGCTGCCACACATTTAAAAGGATCTGATTATGCTAG GGTGCTGCTAAGGTGGGCCAATCATGTATTCCATAGCGAACATAACATCTGGAG GGCGCTGATATTGTACGTCGCAGCTGGTGCACTACAAGAGGCACTGGCAGCACTTCGTGAGTCGCAACAACCCGACACTGCAGCTATGTTCATCCTGGCATGTCGAGAAATACATGCAGAATTTATCTccaatttagaaaattcaGATGACGAGTCAGACTCAAATGCTTTGAAAAACAAACTCCTTAAGTTGCCCGGTTGGACCCTGAAAATGATGACGTTGTCGCAGTCGGTGAATATTATGGACAATACCAGAGAAAACTTGTGCACCTCTGCATGGACTCCCTGCCGTATTCTGATTGAAGAGTGGAATAACTTCTCTCCGTGTCGTGATGTGATTAACCAATTCTCCAGGGATTTACCTTTTATTGAGTTGCATCCCTGA